Below is a genomic region from Methanolobus sediminis.
GAGAGCTCTAACTGTCTAATATCAACATAGGAGATTGCAAACCCGTAAGGGCTAGTACAATCTCTGAATCCTGCTCAGTGCAGGTACCTGAAACCCCGGTTCAACGGGACGAAGGGCCTGTAAACAGCGGGGGTAACTATGACCCTCTTAAGGTAGCGTAGTACCTTGTCGCTTAATTGGCGACTTGCATGAATGGATCAATGAGAGCTCTACTGTCCCTAGCCAGAGTCCGGTGAAGCTTACTTTCTAGTGCACAGTCTAGAGACCTCTAGGGGGAAGTGAAGACCCCGTGGAGCTTTACTGCAGCCTGTCGTTGGGTTGTGATTTTGGATGTACAGTGTAGGTAGGAGACGTCGAAGTCGGTGCGCCAGCATCGATGGAGTCGCCATTGGGACACTACCCTTCCAGGATTACGACCCTCACTCCGAGAGGAGGACCCCGATAGGTGGGCAGTTTGCCTGGGGCGGGACGCCCTTGAAAAGATATCAAGGGCGCACAAAGGTTGACTCAAGTGGGTCGGAAACCCACTGAAGAGTGCAAGAGCATAAGTCAGCCTGACGTTATTCAGCACAGTAGTGGATGACGAGACGAAAGTCGGTTCTAGCGAACTTTTGAGCTCGCTTGGTGCGAGCCAAAAATGACAGAAAAGTTACCCCGGGGATAATTGAGTTGTTGCCGGCAAGAGCACATATCGACCCGGCAGCTTGCTACTTCGATGTCGGTTCTTTCCATCCTGGCCGTGCAGCAGCGGCCAAGGGTGAGGTTGTTCGCCTATTAAAGGAGATCGTGAGCTGGGTTTAGACCGTCGTGAGACAGGTCGGTTACTATCTACTAGAGGTGTCTGTAGTCTGAGGGTAAGCTACTTTTAGTACGAGAGGAACAGAGTAGCGGCGCCACTGGTGTATCAGTTGTCCGACAGGGCACTGCTGAGCAGCTACGCGCTAAGGAATAAGAGCTGAATGCATCTAAGCTCGAAATCTGACTTGAAAAGAGACTACATTAAGGGTCCCGGTAAAAGACCGGTTTGATAGGGTCGGGATGTACGCACCAAGGCAACGAGGTGTTCAGTCCGCGGCTACTAATAATCCGTGCCTGTCTGTCTTGCTTTGTCCAGGCGAAATCTGATATGTGTGTGTTGAGTATACACGGTTTTTTGATAAAGTATTTATACAATGGTTCCATCCATGTATCGCTCATTGCCAAGATGGCGGAGCGGCTACGCAATCGCCTGCAGAGCGATTCCATTCCGGTTCGAATCCGGATCTTGGCTTTAACTTTATCGTTCATCGTGAGTGAGTTTGGCGGCCATAGCGGCGGGGTAATTCCTGTACCCATCCCGAACACAGAAGATAAGCCCGCCAGCGTTCCTTATTGTACTGAAGTATGAGAGTCTTCGGGAACTCTGGATCGCTGCCAACTCACTCACAATTGATCTATTAACTTCTTTTTTCTGAATTTGAATATTATACTAACTAGAGTTAGCTTTGTATTTTTAGGAGTTATAATTTGTTTTTAATCTAAAACATACCAACTCCTTTTTCCTCTATAAATGCACAGTTAAAATACGTACTTTATTTTCTATAATTCTCTTTACTGTTTTTATTACATCTTATTATATTATATGGAATTATATACTCAAAAGCACCTTTATAACATAAAGTCAGTACAAGAATTGTTTCTCTCTTGTTCAAAAATGGGGCTCAACAGCCCTCATTTTCTTTTTTAGAAAACTGTGCTGGTGTGAGCAGTTTCATCTTTCATTAAGTATCACTTCTTTATACCATGGTTTTACGTTCCAACTCTATCAGAAATAATTATACGGGTAAAGACCAATGTTCACAGTATATTGTGTATGGGGAATTTGATGAAAGAATATGATCTGATAGTAATTGGTTCCGGCTCAGGTATGAATTATGTAAATGCAATGCTTGATGCGAATCCTGAAATGAAAGTTGCATTGGTCGATAAAGATGAACCCGGCGGAATATGTCTCACAAGAGGCTGCATTCCTTCAAAGATGCTTCTCTATCCTGCAGAGCTTGTAAGGGACATTGAAAAAGCAGAAAAATTTGGCATCAACGTTTCAATTGAAAAAATTGATTTCAAAGCTATAATGGAAAGAATGCGTTCTACGATATCATCAAATATAGAAGGCGTAAAACAAGGTTACACATATATGCCACGTATGCATTTCTATAACGAGGCTGCAGAATTCGTTTCACCCTACACCATGAAGGTAGGCGAGGAGATCATCTCCGGAAAAATGATATTCCTGTGTACCGGTTCAAAACCATCAATTCCTCCGGTAAAAGGGCTTGCTGACGTAGCTTATCTCACAAGTGATGATGTACTGAAACTGACAGAGCTTCCGGAAAGTCTTGCCATAATCGGAGGAGGATATATTGCAGCCGAATACGGTCATTTCTTCTCATCAATGGGTTCAAAAGTCACGATAATCGGCAGGAATGCCCGTATTATTCCTGAAGAGGAACCTGAGATATCAGCCCTTGCAAAGAAAATGATGTCAGAATATATGGATATCCTGACTAATTGCGAGGTTGTTGAAGTTAAGGACTCATCCGAAGGAAAGGTTGTAGTTGCAAAAGACCGTGAAACCGGTGAAGAAAAAGAGGTTATTGCATCTGTAATACTTGTGGCAACAGGCAGGAGTCCTAACACCGACATACTCAAGCCTGAACTTGGAGGTGTCGAGACTGATAAACGTGGTTGGATAAAGGTTAATGAAAACCTTGAAACAAGTTCAAAGAATGTCTGGGCTTTTGGAGACGCCAATGGTAAATACCTGTTCAAGCACGTGGCAAATCATGAGTCTACTGTTGTCTACTACAATGCTATCCTGAAAAAGAACATGAAGGCAGATTACCACGCAGTTCCATATGCTGTTTTTTCATATCCGGAGATCTCCGGAGTCGGAATGACAGAAAGGCAGGCAGTTGAAGAGTATGGACAAGACAACATTATGCTTGGTTTTTATCGTTTCCAGGAAACTGCAAAAGGTATTGCCATGTCCCTTGAGGATGAGTTTGTAAAAATTATATTTGAAGGGCAGACTCAGAAAATTCTTGGTGCTCATATTATTGGTCCTGAAGCTTCAGTGCTTATCCATCAGATAATCCCTTTGATGTACACCGAAGGTCAGAATGCCAGTCCGATTATGTATGCAATGGATATTCATCCTTCACTTAGTGAGGTCATCAAAAGAGCATTCTACTCAAGGATGCCTCCTCTTGAGTATCACATGATAATGCAGGCTTATGGATTGGAAGAAGCGGAGTAATTAATAAAATTAAAAAAAGAAAGTATGAGAGAACTTTAGTTCTCTCCAAGCCATTCATTGACTTTATCCTGGTTCGCATCTACCCATTTCTGAGCAGCTTCTTCCTCTGGTACGCCGTCTGCAAGGTCAGACATTACTGACTGAATATCATCATGAGTCCAGTGGAATCTGCTTATTATTCCATAAAGTTCAGGGTCATCTTTTGCGAGTTCCTTTCTTGCGAGTGTCTCTACGTGGTCAGCCTGTCCATAAACACCATTTGGATCATCAAGGTATTTCAGGTCAAAGCTGTTAAATGCCCAGTGAGGTGACCAGAGTGTTACAACAACCCACTTCTCGTCTGCAATAGAACTCTTAAGTTCAGCTGTCATTCCTGCACTACTGCTTGAAATAAGGGTATAATCAAGACTATAGTTCTCGATTGCAGTTTCAGTTGTAGACATGATACCAGCTCCAGGATCAATACCAATGATCTCTCCATCGAACATATCTTTGTTATCGTTAAGCTCCTCAATAGAATCAATAGTCACATATGTTGGAACTACAAGGCCAATACGGCAGTCTTCAAGATTAACTGCAACACTGTCAATGTCATCTCCATATGTTTCCCAGTAGTTCTTCTGGGTCTGTGGGAGCCATGCAGAAGTTGTAAAATCGAACTGGCTATCTGCAAGTCCCTGGTAGAGTGCGCCTGCATCAACGGCGATGATCTCAACATCATAACCAGCTTGTTCAAGGACAAGTTTCATGACATTGGTACTGGCTATCTCTCCGTCCCAGAGGACATAACCTATAGTTGCTTCCTTAACGGTATCAGTAGCTTCTTGATCGGTTTGTGCATTTGCGGTTTCCTGGTCAGCGCATCCACTTACCATAACAAGGATGGCAAGCATCATGATTACTGCAAGGATTTTAATTTGACTTTTCATTTTATCACAACTTTTTATGTAAAAATAAAGACCGAATGGTCATAAATTTGAATTTGTAAGTTTCCATCATTTTTTAGGAGTAATGTTCTGTGTCAGCCTGTCAAGAATTATAGCAATGATCACAATTCCAAGACCAGCTTCAAATCCCTGGCCAATGTCTACTCTCTGAATTCCCACAAGCACCTGATAACCAAGTCCACGGGCACCTATCATAGCAGCGATAACTACCATTGATAGTGATAGCATGATACACTGGTTCACACCCGCCATTATTGTAGGTAAAGCAACGGGAAGTTCAACTTTGAGGAGTTTTTGTAATGATGTTGTCCCAAAGGCAGTTGCAACTTCTTCAAGTTCTACTGGAACTTGGCGAATACCTAGATTTGTCAGACGAATTGCAGGTGGCATTGCAAACACAATGGTTGCCACAAGACCTGGAACATTTCCAAGTCCGAAGAATATGACTGCAGGTATCAGGTAAACAAACGAAGGCATTGTCTGCATGAAGTCAAGTATCGGTTTGACAATGTGGAATGCCGTTTCATTCTTTGCAGCCAGAATTCCTGTTGGAATACCAATTAATAAAGCCACAAGAGCCGACGACAATACAAGAGCAATGGTTTCCATGGAAAGAGTCCACAGCCCCATCATATCTATTAGTAAAAGTCCGAATGCGCTTCCGATTGCAAGTTTTATATTTTTCCTGGAAACCAGGTAGATAAGAACTGCAGCCAGAATAATGAATGCAAAAGGTGGTAAAAATAACAAAGCATCCTTAAAACCGGATATTAGCAGATCGATGATATCACTGAAGATATCCATCAAAAAACCGAAATTGTCATTCAGCCAGTAAACTCCTGATTCTACTGTTTCCCCTATGGGAAGCTCAGGTAAGACCATTCTGATCACCCTCCGTGATCGCCAGAGCACCAAGTATGCTGCCTCTGACAATAACTCCTATGAGTTTGTTGTTTTCATTAATCACTGCAAGCGGACTGGAAGAGTCTGACATCACAGGAATGATTTCCTTGATAGGCACGTCAGGTTTCACAGATAAGATATCTGTAACTAACACATCTTGCAGTGTTTTCTTGTCTTTCACCGCCGCAACGGCATCATCAATAAAGAGTATCCCCTTGATCACCTTTTCAGGGTCAACCACAAATATCGAGGATATTCCGTGTTTCTTCATTAGCTGGAGTGCAACTTTAAGTCCTGCATTGATAGAAACAACAGGTTCAGGTCTTTTCATCACATTCTCAGCAGTTAGTATTTTTGTTCTGTCAACACCGGCAACAAATTCTGAAACGTAGTCATCTGCAGGTTCAGTAAGTATCTCTTCTGCAGTGCCTATCTGGGCTATGACACCATCTTTCATAATGGCAATACGGTCACCGAGTTTCAGTGCTTCGTCAAGGTCGTGTGAAACAAAGACAATGGTTTTTTTCATCTTATCCTGAAGTGCAAGTAATTCATCCTGCATCTCAGACCTGATAAGAGGGTCAAGCGCACTGAATGCTTCATCCATAAGCAGGACATCAGGGTCAGTAGCAAGAGCCCTTGCAAGTCCTACTCTTTGTTGCATTCCTCCACTCAATTGTGATGTTTTACTGGATTCGTAACCTTTAAGCCCAACTTTTGCGACAGCATCTTCAGCTTTTGGGTATCTCTCTTCTTTAGATACACCCTGTATCTCAAGACCAAAAGCCACATTGTCGATCACGGTTCGATGAGGAAGAAGTGCAAAGCCCTGGAATACCATGCTCAGCTTTTTTCTCCTGGTTTCCCTGAGTTCCTTATCATCCATGGTGGCAATGTCATCACCATCGATCAGAATGTGTCCGTCACTTGGCTCAATAAGACGGTTAAGGCAGCGTAAAAGAGTTGATTTTCCTGAGCCGGAAAGCCCCATAAGAACAAAAGTTTCTCCTTCGTAAACATCAAAACTGACATTATACAGACCAACCGTCTGTTTTGTCCTTTCAAAAATTTCCTGTTTAGAAACGCCTTGCTCAACTAAAGAAATTGCTTTTTGAGGGTTTTTGCCAAAAATCTTGACAAGATTACGGACTTCTATTTTCTTTTTTCTATGAATTGTAATTCCTCAATTTGAATAATAATGATTTGGATTAGTTTCCTATGTTTTGAATGGACTATCATATATTAATGTATCGTTTAGTTTCCAGTAGAAATAAGCTTTATTTTGTTTTATTTTGGCAAAATAAGCATTATTTTGTTATTTCTATTCATTATTATTAAATTAGCAAGCAAGCTATTGCCAAACTATTTTTTAGTTCAGATTATTTTTATTAAAAGAAAAAAGTGTAATCATATCCCAGCTAAAATCAAAAAGAAAAAGAAGGGGGATAATACCCCTTTTAGCTAAAATTCATGTGTTCCTATCTTTTGAATTTACCATTAACAGGTCACTTGTTGTTCTTGCTCTTTAAAAGGTCAACAGCTTCCTGTGGAATGAATACTTTTCCATTTCCATCGTCAGCCTTTGGAGCATAGACAACGACACCATTGAGCTCAGTCTCTTCTCCTCCATCAATGGTCATAACATTCTTGTTTACAGGAAGTTCAGCAACCTTGTTCTCGTATGTGATCACAAGTACAGGGTTCTTTGCATCTGTCGTATCAAGTTCCCACATTCCCGGGAATGCTTCCTCGACATCTACAAAGAGCTCATCACTGACATCATCAAGGACGAATCCAAATGCGTCAGCTACGTATGTTGCAAGTTCTGTGTTGTCGAAAAGACCTATTGGCCTGTCAGGACCGTATGACCAGAGAGGTACATCGTCACCGCAGTGTCCACCGGTTGTCCATCCGACTACAACTTCGCCTTCTTCACCCATAAGAGGGTCAACAAGCTCTTCAACTGAAAGTTCAGTGTAATGCAAGTCACCGTTTTTGTTTGTTTCATCGTTACCGATTGTCAATCCACCGGTGTTGTGGTCAGGGAAGACGATTACTAATGTGTGTCCATCTTCTTCTGCAAAGTCAACAGCTGCTTCCACCGCTTCATCGAATGCAAGGAAATCAGTTACCATGTATGTTGCATCATTTGCGTGTCCTGCCCAGTCAACCTGGCTGCCTTCTACCATGAGGAAGAAACCATCCTGGTCTTCGGAAAGAAGGTCAATAGCTTTTGTGGTCATTTCTGCAATTGTTGGTTCTTCATCTGTGCGGCTCATTTCAGGAGACATGGATGTTCCTGCAAACATTCCCCAAACTTTTCTGGATTCAACATCTTTAAGTTCGTCTGCTGTTGTAATGAATTGGTAGTCTCTGCTTTCAAGAACATCAATGAGGTTTTCTCCGTCACCACGTGAGTCATTGAGGAAATCTTCTCCACCGGCAAATACTACATCAATGTTTTCGTAGACCATCTGTTCGATAATGTCATCATAGGACTTTCTTGAGTCTACGTGTGAAGCAAAAGCTGCAGGTGTAGCATGTGGAATTTCTGAGGTTGCAACAAGACCTGTTGCCTTACCTTCAAGCTTTGCACCTTCAAGAACAGTTGCAAGAGGTACATATTCTTCTGCGACTTCAGATTCATCGATTGTACTGAGAAGTGTTTCGCTGTTAGGTCCTACACTGAGGAATCCGTTAGATGTCTTGTAACCAGTTGAGAAAGCAGTTGCAGCAGATGCAGAGTCTGTGATAATTGAATCTGCCATGTATGTTTTTACCATTCCGGAAACCATGCTGTCAAGCTGGAGGTCTTCGCCACTATACCAGCGAGCAAGTGTCTGGACACTCTGGTCGCATCCGTCAGGTACCATTACGATAATGTTTTTGATCTTCTTTTCAGAGTTCTCGTTTGAGTTGTACTGGCCTGAGTTTTTGTAATCATCGCCATCATTTAATTTGTTATTATTGCCAGCCATAGCGGAAGCGGCGCTTCCAAGAACAAGCATGCATACAATAAATAACGCAAATAATACATTATGTCTTTTATCCATCAAATCACCAACTTTTTTTAAGGTTCACTGGCTTGTTTTTGGCTTAGGGACATTTGAACTTTCTACCAATAGATTATGTAGCTGAATGTTTTTTCTTCTTTATTGGTAATGCTATATACTACGCTGATAATAAAATAGTCCAATTAGAACTCAAATATCTATATAGTTCTATAGCCGTGCAGCACGTCTTTTTTAAAAAGCAAAAAAAAGAATTGTATCAAAAAATTGAAAAGCTATGCTTTTCTGATATTGCTATAATACATGCATTCGTCCCTGCTGAAAAGTGGCATGTCGATATCATCATCAACTACCTGAGCAGGTGACCCTCTAACAAGTACGGCAGGAACACTTTCCCCTGCTTCTCCCATAAGAAGCTGTGCAGCAGAAACTAGATTATCAGCAACTGCTTTGCGGGTGATCATCATCTCTTTTCCAAAGAGGTCAAAAGTTCCCCTTGCATCCTCAACAGGAACCATTCCGGAAGTTCCAAGTGCAATTCCAACACACCCAAGTCTCAGAGGCTGTGTACGGCTATCACCGACGATAACTCCAATATTGCATTTGCAACGTTCTTTGATCTCTCTTCTGATCCTGCCGGCACTTGTCTGTGCATTTTCAGGAAGAAGAACAACATATCCTTTAGGGGCATTGGAAGCATCAATACCGGCATTAGGAGCAAGCGTCCCTTTGGTAATAGTAAGTGCTGCTCCCGGAACACCTCCGAATATCTCATCGCATTCCTGAACTATAAGCTCCATTTCCCTTACGTCAATATTGTATTTCTCAGCAAGTTCTTTTGCTTTCTCGCCGGGAGTAATATCATCAAGGCGTACAAGACGTTCTTCTGATGTTGCAAGCGGTGATTCGGCAATGATAAGAATGTCATTATCC
It encodes:
- a CDS encoding dihydrolipoyl dehydrogenase, with product MKEYDLIVIGSGSGMNYVNAMLDANPEMKVALVDKDEPGGICLTRGCIPSKMLLYPAELVRDIEKAEKFGINVSIEKIDFKAIMERMRSTISSNIEGVKQGYTYMPRMHFYNEAAEFVSPYTMKVGEEIISGKMIFLCTGSKPSIPPVKGLADVAYLTSDDVLKLTELPESLAIIGGGYIAAEYGHFFSSMGSKVTIIGRNARIIPEEEPEISALAKKMMSEYMDILTNCEVVEVKDSSEGKVVVAKDRETGEEKEVIASVILVATGRSPNTDILKPELGGVETDKRGWIKVNENLETSSKNVWAFGDANGKYLFKHVANHESTVVYYNAILKKNMKADYHAVPYAVFSYPEISGVGMTERQAVEEYGQDNIMLGFYRFQETAKGIAMSLEDEFVKIIFEGQTQKILGAHIIGPEASVLIHQIIPLMYTEGQNASPIMYAMDIHPSLSEVIKRAFYSRMPPLEYHMIMQAYGLEEAE
- a CDS encoding glycine betaine ABC transporter substrate-binding protein, with the translated sequence MKSQIKILAVIMMLAILVMVSGCADQETANAQTDQEATDTVKEATIGYVLWDGEIASTNVMKLVLEQAGYDVEIIAVDAGALYQGLADSQFDFTTSAWLPQTQKNYWETYGDDIDSVAVNLEDCRIGLVVPTYVTIDSIEELNDNKDMFDGEIIGIDPGAGIMSTTETAIENYSLDYTLISSSSAGMTAELKSSIADEKWVVVTLWSPHWAFNSFDLKYLDDPNGVYGQADHVETLARKELAKDDPELYGIISRFHWTHDDIQSVMSDLADGVPEEEAAQKWVDANQDKVNEWLGEN
- a CDS encoding ABC transporter permease; this translates as MVLPELPIGETVESGVYWLNDNFGFLMDIFSDIIDLLISGFKDALLFLPPFAFIILAAVLIYLVSRKNIKLAIGSAFGLLLIDMMGLWTLSMETIALVLSSALVALLIGIPTGILAAKNETAFHIVKPILDFMQTMPSFVYLIPAVIFFGLGNVPGLVATIVFAMPPAIRLTNLGIRQVPVELEEVATAFGTTSLQKLLKVELPVALPTIMAGVNQCIMLSLSMVVIAAMIGARGLGYQVLVGIQRVDIGQGFEAGLGIVIIAIILDRLTQNITPKK
- a CDS encoding quaternary amine ABC transporter ATP-binding protein — translated: MTIHRKKKIEVRNLVKIFGKNPQKAISLVEQGVSKQEIFERTKQTVGLYNVSFDVYEGETFVLMGLSGSGKSTLLRCLNRLIEPSDGHILIDGDDIATMDDKELRETRRKKLSMVFQGFALLPHRTVIDNVAFGLEIQGVSKEERYPKAEDAVAKVGLKGYESSKTSQLSGGMQQRVGLARALATDPDVLLMDEAFSALDPLIRSEMQDELLALQDKMKKTIVFVSHDLDEALKLGDRIAIMKDGVIAQIGTAEEILTEPADDYVSEFVAGVDRTKILTAENVMKRPEPVVSINAGLKVALQLMKKHGISSIFVVDPEKVIKGILFIDDAVAAVKDKKTLQDVLVTDILSVKPDVPIKEIIPVMSDSSSPLAVINENNKLIGVIVRGSILGALAITEGDQNGLT
- a CDS encoding alkaline phosphatase — translated: MDKRHNVLFALFIVCMLVLGSAASAMAGNNNKLNDGDDYKNSGQYNSNENSEKKIKNIIVMVPDGCDQSVQTLARWYSGEDLQLDSMVSGMVKTYMADSIITDSASAATAFSTGYKTSNGFLSVGPNSETLLSTIDESEVAEEYVPLATVLEGAKLEGKATGLVATSEIPHATPAAFASHVDSRKSYDDIIEQMVYENIDVVFAGGEDFLNDSRGDGENLIDVLESRDYQFITTADELKDVESRKVWGMFAGTSMSPEMSRTDEEPTIAEMTTKAIDLLSEDQDGFFLMVEGSQVDWAGHANDATYMVTDFLAFDEAVEAAVDFAEEDGHTLVIVFPDHNTGGLTIGNDETNKNGDLHYTELSVEELVDPLMGEEGEVVVGWTTGGHCGDDVPLWSYGPDRPIGLFDNTELATYVADAFGFVLDDVSDELFVDVEEAFPGMWELDTTDAKNPVLVITYENKVAELPVNKNVMTIDGGEETELNGVVVYAPKADDGNGKVFIPQEAVDLLKSKNNK
- the cofE gene encoding coenzyme F420-0:L-glutamate ligase gives rise to the protein MPEEPSFPSLQMFGIKTPIIRPGDNIAEIIIDSLEKQGLNFQDNDILIIAESPLATSEERLVRLDDITPGEKAKELAEKYNIDVREMELIVQECDEIFGGVPGAALTITKGTLAPNAGIDASNAPKGYVVLLPENAQTSAGRIRREIKERCKCNIGVIVGDSRTQPLRLGCVGIALGTSGMVPVEDARGTFDLFGKEMMITRKAVADNLVSAAQLLMGEAGESVPAVLVRGSPAQVVDDDIDMPLFSRDECMYYSNIRKA